GCGGTGCGCGGCCGGCGAGATCGACATCGTGGCGCGCGACGGCAGCGACCTGGTCGTCGTCGAGGTCAAAACGCGGACGTCTACCGCGTTCGGCACGCCGGCGGAGGCGATCACCCGCCGCAAGGCGGAGAAGCTGCGGGAGCTCGCGCTGCACTGGTTGCGAGCTCATCCGGCTCGCGGCGCGACGTTGCGCTTCGACGTCGTGGGCGTCCTGCTGCCCCGCTCGGGCGCCGCTCGGCTCGAGCACCTCAAGGGCGTGCTTTAGTGCTCGGCCAGACCCGATCGGTCGTGCTCGCCGGTCTCGAGGCGCACCTGGTCACGGTCGAGGCGGACATCGGCACCGGGCTGCCGGCGATGGTCTGGACCGGGCTGCCCGACACGGTGGTGCGGCAGTCCGCGGACCGGGTCCGCTCGGCCGTGGGAAGCGCGGGGGAGAGCTGGCCCACGCACCGGATCACCGTGGGTCTGGCGCCGGCGTCGGTCCGCAAGTCCGGCAGCGGGTTCGACCTCGCGATCGCGGTGGCCGTTCTCGCCGGCGCCGGCGGTCTGGGCGAGACCGATGTGCGCGACCTGGTCGTGATCGGCGAGCTCGGGCTCGACGGGCGCGTGCATCCCGTGACCGGCGTGCTGCCAGCAGTGATCGGCGCGGTGCGGCACGGCTACTCGCGCGTGGTCGTGCCGCGCGCGAACGCGGGCGAGGCCGGTCTCGTGCCGGGAGCCGACGTCGTTGCGGTCGGCTCGCTGGCCGAGCTCTGCGCCCGGCTGCGCGGCGAGCCGGTCGAGGTCGACGAGCCACCCTGCCCGCCGCCGGCCGGCCCGGAGCCGGTGCCGGACCTGCGCGACGTGGTGGGTCAACCCGAGGCACGTCATGCCATGGAGATCGCAGCAGCGGGCGGCCATCACGTGCTGCTGACCGGACCACCGGGCGTCGGAAAGACGATGCTGGCGGAGCGGCTGCCTGGACTGCTTCCCGACCTCGAGGCCGACGAGGCGCTCGAGGTGACCTCGATCCATTCGTTGCTGGGCCGGCTCGCGCCCGGCCGGCCGCTCATCACGCGGCCGCCGTTCTGCGCGCCGCACCACTCGGCCACCATCGCCTCGCTGGTCGGCGGCGGCAGCGGCATCCCGGCGCCGGGCATGATCTCGCTCGCCCACCGCGGCGTGCTGTTCGTCGACGAGGCGACCGAGTTCGACCGGCGGGCGCTCGATGCACTGCGGCAGCCTATCGAGTCGGGGCTCGTGACGATCAGCCGGTCCGGCGGGGTGGCGACGTACCCGACCCGGTTCCAGCTGGTGCTCGCCGCGAATCCCTGCCCGTGCGCCAAGGGCGGACGGTCCACCGACCCGTCGAACTGCGTCTGCACGTCGGTGCAGCTGCGGGCCTACCGCAACCGGCTGTCCGGTCCGCTGCTCGACCGGATCGACCTGCGGGCGCGGCTCGCGCCGATTAGCCGGGCGATCCTCACGGCCGGCGCGACCGGCGAGCCGAGCGAGATCGTCCGCGAACGGGTGCGGGAGGCACGGGACCGCGCCGGGCGCCGCCTGCGGGGGACGCCGTGGTCGACCAACGCCGAG
The sequence above is a segment of the Mycobacteriales bacterium genome. Coding sequences within it:
- a CDS encoding YraN family protein, coding for MLVKDSIGKYGEELATRHLVGAGMQVLARNWRCAAGEIDIVARDGSDLVVVEVKTRTSTAFGTPAEAITRRKAEKLRELALHWLRAHPARGATLRFDVVGVLLPRSGAARLEHLKGVL
- a CDS encoding YifB family Mg chelatase-like AAA ATPase, with the translated sequence MLGQTRSVVLAGLEAHLVTVEADIGTGLPAMVWTGLPDTVVRQSADRVRSAVGSAGESWPTHRITVGLAPASVRKSGSGFDLAIAVAVLAGAGGLGETDVRDLVVIGELGLDGRVHPVTGVLPAVIGAVRHGYSRVVVPRANAGEAGLVPGADVVAVGSLAELCARLRGEPVEVDEPPCPPPAGPEPVPDLRDVVGQPEARHAMEIAAAGGHHVLLTGPPGVGKTMLAERLPGLLPDLEADEALEVTSIHSLLGRLAPGRPLITRPPFCAPHHSATIASLVGGGSGIPAPGMISLAHRGVLFVDEATEFDRRALDALRQPIESGLVTISRSGGVATYPTRFQLVLAANPCPCAKGGRSTDPSNCVCTSVQLRAYRNRLSGPLLDRIDLRARLAPISRAILTAGATGEPSEIVRERVREARDRAGRRLRGTPWSTNAEVPGPVLRHRFPVPDEALAGLKADADRRKLSTRGVDRVLKVAWTLADLGGRDRPSLEDVDAARALRQESEPVALARTA